A region of Rhizorhabdus wittichii RW1 DNA encodes the following proteins:
- a CDS encoding chromosome segregation ATPase (PFAM: Cobyrinic acid a,c-diamide synthase), with protein sequence MIRIAIANQKGGVGKTTTAINLATALAATGWRVLLVDFDPQGNASTGLGVDQASRERSSYELLRRDCTLGEAVVATKIPRLDIVPATVDLTGAEIELIDVEKRTHRLHDALAQDENRWDVCLIDCPPSLGLLTVNALVAANMMLVPLQCEFFALEGLTQLLQTIERVRARFNPQLSILGVALTMYDRRNRLSEQVAADVRDVLGNVVFETVIPRNVRLSEAPSHGVPALIYDHRCPGSEAYIALARECIARLTNKAQAA encoded by the coding sequence ATGATCCGCATCGCGATCGCCAACCAGAAGGGCGGGGTGGGCAAGACGACCACCGCGATCAACCTCGCCACCGCGCTGGCGGCGACGGGCTGGCGGGTGCTGCTCGTCGACTTCGATCCGCAGGGCAACGCCTCGACCGGGCTCGGCGTCGACCAGGCCTCGCGCGAGCGGTCGAGCTACGAGCTGCTCCGCCGCGACTGCACGCTCGGCGAGGCGGTGGTCGCGACCAAGATTCCGCGGCTCGACATCGTCCCCGCGACGGTCGACCTGACCGGCGCCGAGATCGAGCTGATCGACGTCGAGAAGCGCACCCACCGGCTCCACGACGCGCTCGCCCAGGACGAGAATCGCTGGGACGTCTGCCTGATCGATTGTCCGCCCTCGCTCGGCCTGCTCACCGTCAACGCGCTGGTCGCGGCGAACATGATGCTGGTGCCGCTGCAATGCGAATTCTTCGCGCTCGAAGGATTGACCCAGCTGCTCCAGACGATCGAGCGGGTGCGCGCGCGCTTCAATCCGCAGCTCTCGATCCTGGGAGTCGCGCTGACCATGTACGACCGGCGCAACCGGCTGTCCGAACAGGTGGCCGCCGATGTGCGCGATGTTTTGGGGAATGTGGTGTTCGAAACGGTGATCCCGCGCAACGTCCGCCTGTCCGAAGCGCCGAGCCATGGCGTGCCGGCGCTGATCTACGACCATCGCTGCCCGGGGTCCGAGGCCTATATCGCCCTCGCGCGCGAGTGCATCGCCCGGCTGACCAACAAGGCGCAGGCGGCATGA
- a CDS encoding chromosome segregation DNA-binding protein (TIGRFAM: parB-like partition protein~PFAM: ParB domain protein nuclease), with protein sequence MSADGPRRGLGRGLSSLLGEVATEQPIAPGAERPSGIRMIQIADIKPNPSQPRRHFDDTALDELAASIGARGLIQPIVVRPHPSAGGYQIIAGERRWRAAQRARIHELPAIVRELSDAQTLELAIVENVQRQDLNAIEEAEAYQRLISDFGHTQEVLGKLVGKSRSHVANLMRLLDLPKPVRDMVADGRLSMGHARALVTAPNAEELAEQVVTQQLSVRDAEKLAQAGRPGGTAPKPAAPRPAQPADADIAALERHLGDILGLKVTIEHGEKGGRIGIAYSTLDQLDLVCQRLSGEPI encoded by the coding sequence ATGAGCGCCGACGGTCCGCGCCGCGGCCTCGGCCGGGGCCTGTCGTCGCTGCTCGGCGAGGTGGCGACCGAGCAGCCGATCGCCCCCGGCGCCGAGCGGCCCTCGGGCATCCGCATGATCCAGATCGCCGACATCAAGCCCAACCCGAGCCAGCCGCGTCGCCATTTCGACGACACGGCGCTGGATGAGCTCGCCGCCTCGATCGGCGCGCGCGGGCTGATCCAGCCGATCGTCGTCCGGCCCCATCCGTCGGCCGGCGGCTACCAGATCATCGCCGGCGAGCGGCGCTGGCGGGCGGCGCAGCGCGCCCGCATCCACGAGCTGCCGGCGATCGTCCGCGAACTGTCCGACGCGCAGACGCTCGAACTGGCGATCGTCGAGAACGTCCAGCGCCAGGACCTCAATGCGATCGAGGAGGCCGAGGCCTATCAGCGGCTGATCAGCGATTTCGGTCATACCCAGGAGGTGCTGGGCAAGCTGGTCGGCAAGTCGCGCAGCCATGTCGCCAATCTGATGCGGCTGCTCGACCTGCCCAAGCCGGTGCGCGACATGGTCGCCGACGGCCGGCTGTCGATGGGCCACGCCCGCGCGCTCGTCACCGCGCCCAATGCCGAGGAGCTGGCCGAGCAGGTCGTCACGCAGCAATTGTCGGTGCGCGATGCCGAGAAGCTTGCCCAGGCCGGGCGGCCCGGCGGCACCGCGCCCAAGCCCGCCGCGCCGCGCCCGGCGCAGCCCGCCGACGCCGACATCGCCGCGCTCGAACGCCATCTCGGCGACATCCTCGGGCTCAAGGTGACGATCGAGCATGGCGAGAAGGGCGGCCGGATCGGCATCGCCTATTCGACCCTCGATCAGCTCGACCTGGTCTGCCAGCGGCTGAGCGGCGAGCCGATCTGA
- a CDS encoding DNA polymerase III, delta subunit (TIGRFAM: DNA polymerase III, delta subunit~PFAM: DNA polymerase III, delta), translating into MKADAGQIQRALDRPDPAVRLILLYGPDESGSRALAARIDKAMGAEAERIDLAGAQLKEDPARLADEAASISLFGGARHIRVDPAGDEIIDAAQALLEAASGGNPVVVIAGNLRKDAKLVKLALASPMALAFASYLPEGRAADQVAVDIARELGLRLDPRAAQAIVAATNADRALIARELEKLALFLDASPDDPKPADAAAFETIGAVNDESDLSAIVDAVMGGRPEQAAAELALIGAPEAIGAVRAVLRRLAQIAPLRAEVAAGQSVDAVMAGAGKAIFWKDQKVVAGLLQRWSPDRIATATTRLAALERAYKRSGSPGMILIGEELLTIARVAASARR; encoded by the coding sequence ATGAAAGCCGATGCCGGCCAGATCCAGCGGGCGCTCGACCGACCCGATCCCGCCGTCCGGCTGATCCTGCTCTACGGCCCCGATGAATCGGGATCGCGCGCGCTGGCCGCGCGGATCGACAAGGCAATGGGCGCCGAGGCCGAACGGATCGACCTCGCCGGCGCCCAGCTCAAGGAAGATCCCGCCCGGCTGGCCGACGAGGCCGCCTCGATCTCCCTGTTCGGGGGCGCCCGCCACATCCGGGTCGATCCGGCTGGCGACGAGATCATCGATGCCGCGCAGGCGCTGCTGGAGGCGGCCTCGGGCGGCAATCCGGTGGTCGTGATCGCCGGGAACCTGCGCAAGGACGCGAAGCTGGTGAAGCTCGCCCTCGCCTCCCCGATGGCGCTCGCCTTCGCCTCCTACCTGCCCGAGGGCCGCGCCGCCGACCAGGTCGCGGTCGACATCGCGCGCGAACTGGGGCTGCGGCTCGATCCGCGCGCCGCGCAGGCGATCGTCGCCGCGACCAATGCCGACCGCGCGCTGATCGCGCGCGAGCTGGAGAAGCTGGCGCTGTTCCTCGATGCGAGCCCCGACGATCCCAAGCCCGCCGACGCGGCCGCCTTCGAGACGATCGGCGCGGTCAACGACGAGAGCGACCTCAGCGCGATCGTCGACGCGGTGATGGGCGGACGGCCCGAACAGGCGGCGGCCGAACTGGCGCTGATCGGCGCGCCCGAGGCGATCGGCGCGGTCCGCGCGGTGCTCCGCCGGCTCGCCCAGATCGCTCCGCTGCGCGCCGAGGTCGCCGCCGGCCAGAGCGTCGACGCGGTGATGGCGGGTGCCGGCAAGGCGATCTTCTGGAAGGATCAGAAGGTGGTGGCCGGGCTTCTTCAGCGCTGGTCGCCGGACCGCATCGCCACCGCCACCACCCGCCTCGCCGCGCTCGAACGCGCCTATAAGCGCTCAGGATCGCCCGGCATGATATTGATCGGCGAGGAACTTCTCACCATCGCGCGGGTCGCCGCCTCGGCGCGGCGCTGA
- a CDS encoding secreted (periplasmic)-like protein, translating to MKRLAALIALAGAVAALPGCALRPLYADGGAGSVASSLRAVEVAPVGGQSGWLIRNALNDRLHRQGETTPRFRLEVELDDQITGFGIRQDNAVSRERRTLRARYRLLDAATGGVLLDQTAAADAGIDVTGSEYSTVAAEQTALERLTENLADQIVARLATYAGRSAGQ from the coding sequence ATGAAGCGGCTGGCGGCCCTGATCGCCCTGGCCGGCGCGGTCGCGGCGCTGCCCGGCTGCGCGCTCCGGCCACTCTATGCCGACGGCGGCGCCGGATCGGTCGCCTCGTCGCTGCGCGCGGTCGAGGTCGCGCCGGTCGGTGGGCAGAGCGGCTGGCTGATCCGCAACGCGCTCAACGACCGGCTCCACCGCCAGGGCGAGACGACGCCGCGCTTCCGGCTCGAAGTCGAGCTCGACGACCAGATCACCGGCTTCGGCATCCGCCAGGACAATGCGGTCAGCCGCGAGCGGCGGACGCTGCGCGCGCGCTATCGCCTGCTCGACGCGGCGACCGGCGGCGTTCTGCTCGACCAGACCGCCGCGGCCGATGCCGGCATCGACGTCACCGGCTCCGAATATTCCACCGTCGCCGCCGAGCAGACCGCGCTCGAACGGCTGACCGAGAATCTCGCCGACCAGATCGTCGCGCGCCTCGCCACCTATGCGGGGCGCAGCGCGGGCCAGTGA
- a CDS encoding leucyl-tRNA synthetase (TIGRFAM: leucyl-tRNA synthetase), whose protein sequence is MSARFNHLKADAHWQGVWESQGTFQARDDSPKPKSYVLEMFPYPSGRIHMGHVRNYTMGDVLARYRRMKGFEVLHPMGWDAFGMPAENAAMEKKVHPGDWTRANIAAMRDQLKRIGFALDWSRELATCEPDYYGQEQALFLDLYAAGLVYRKESAVNWDPVDMTVLANEQVIDGRGWRSGALVERRKLNQWFLKITDFADDLLDGLDTLDQWPEKVRTMQENWIGKSQGMRFTFVLDAPAGDLTSFDVFTTRPDTMFGASFAAIAADHPIAQALSAGNPALQAFIADCKRTGTAAAEIETAEKKGYDTGLSVVHPLDPDWKLPLFVANFVLMDYGTGAVFGCPAHDQRDLDFARKYALPVKRVVAPSPEEAAAPIGDEAYVGPGRIVNSAFLDGLSVEEAKAAVIARAEAGGWGQGTTVWRLRDWGVSRQRYWGTPIPIIHCEGCGAVPVPHDQLPVVLPEDVAFDIPGNPLDRHPTWKHVDCPSCGKPARRETDTLDTFVDSSWYFIRFASQPSDKPFDRAVAESWMPVGQYIGGVEHAILHLLYARFWTRALERIGRIGVKEPFTGLFTQGMVTHETYKDPAGQWLSPEEVSDGIVVATGAPATVGRIEKMSKSKKNVVDPAPIVEQYGADAVRWFMLSDSPPERDLEWTESGIEGCWRFVNRLWRITDVSEAGDGEDRELDRKLHKAIAGIAADIEALGFNRAVAKIHELSNAIEKAAPSASRAAAARALVRLVAPMVPHLAEEAWARLGEQGLVADAAWPAHDPALLVDDEVTIAVQVNGKLRDTLTAPKGAPKDALERMALESEKITRLLEGAAPRKVIVVPDRLVNIVA, encoded by the coding sequence GTGAGCGCGCGTTTCAACCATCTCAAGGCGGACGCGCACTGGCAGGGGGTCTGGGAAAGCCAGGGCACCTTCCAGGCGCGCGACGACAGTCCCAAGCCCAAATCCTATGTGCTGGAGATGTTCCCCTATCCGTCGGGGCGCATCCACATGGGCCATGTCCGCAACTATACGATGGGCGACGTGCTCGCCCGCTACCGGCGGATGAAGGGCTTCGAGGTGCTCCACCCGATGGGGTGGGACGCGTTCGGCATGCCGGCCGAGAATGCGGCGATGGAGAAGAAGGTCCATCCCGGCGACTGGACCCGCGCCAACATCGCGGCGATGCGCGATCAGCTCAAGCGGATCGGCTTCGCGCTCGACTGGAGCCGCGAGCTGGCGACCTGCGAGCCCGATTATTACGGCCAGGAACAGGCGCTGTTCCTCGATCTCTACGCGGCGGGCCTGGTCTACCGCAAGGAATCGGCCGTCAACTGGGACCCGGTCGACATGACCGTGCTCGCCAACGAGCAGGTGATCGACGGGCGCGGCTGGCGATCGGGCGCGCTGGTCGAACGGCGCAAGCTCAACCAGTGGTTCCTCAAGATCACCGATTTCGCCGACGACCTGCTCGACGGCCTCGATACGCTCGACCAGTGGCCCGAAAAGGTCCGGACGATGCAGGAGAACTGGATCGGCAAGTCGCAGGGCATGCGCTTCACCTTCGTATTGGATGCGCCTGCGGGTGACCTGACCAGCTTCGACGTGTTCACGACGCGGCCCGACACCATGTTCGGCGCCAGCTTCGCCGCGATCGCCGCCGATCACCCGATCGCGCAGGCGTTGAGCGCGGGCAACCCGGCGCTGCAGGCGTTCATCGCCGACTGCAAGCGCACCGGCACCGCCGCGGCCGAGATCGAGACCGCCGAGAAGAAGGGCTACGACACCGGCCTGTCGGTGGTCCACCCGCTCGACCCCGACTGGAAGCTGCCGCTGTTCGTCGCCAATTTCGTGCTGATGGACTATGGCACCGGCGCGGTGTTCGGCTGCCCGGCGCACGACCAGCGTGACCTCGACTTCGCGCGCAAATATGCGCTGCCGGTCAAGCGGGTCGTCGCTCCCTCCCCCGAGGAGGCCGCTGCGCCGATCGGCGACGAGGCCTATGTCGGGCCCGGCCGCATCGTCAATTCGGCCTTCCTCGACGGCCTGTCGGTCGAGGAGGCGAAGGCGGCGGTGATCGCCCGCGCCGAGGCAGGGGGCTGGGGCCAGGGCACCACCGTGTGGCGGCTGCGCGACTGGGGCGTGTCGCGCCAGCGCTATTGGGGCACGCCGATCCCGATCATCCATTGCGAGGGCTGCGGCGCGGTTCCCGTGCCGCATGACCAGCTGCCCGTCGTGCTGCCCGAGGACGTCGCCTTCGACATCCCCGGCAACCCGCTCGACCGCCATCCGACCTGGAAGCATGTCGACTGCCCGAGCTGCGGCAAGCCCGCGCGGCGCGAGACCGACACGCTCGACACCTTCGTCGATTCCTCCTGGTATTTCATCCGCTTCGCCAGCCAGCCGTCAGACAAGCCGTTCGACCGCGCGGTCGCGGAGAGCTGGATGCCGGTCGGCCAGTATATCGGCGGGGTCGAGCATGCGATCCTCCACCTGCTCTACGCCCGCTTCTGGACCCGCGCGCTCGAACGGATCGGCAGGATCGGGGTCAAGGAGCCGTTCACCGGCCTGTTCACCCAGGGCATGGTGACGCACGAGACCTACAAGGACCCGGCCGGCCAATGGCTGAGCCCCGAGGAGGTCTCCGACGGCATCGTCGTCGCGACCGGCGCGCCGGCGACGGTCGGCCGCATCGAGAAGATGTCCAAGTCGAAGAAGAATGTCGTCGATCCGGCCCCGATCGTCGAGCAGTACGGCGCGGACGCGGTACGCTGGTTCATGCTGTCCGACAGCCCGCCCGAGCGCGACCTCGAATGGACCGAGAGCGGCATCGAGGGCTGCTGGCGCTTCGTCAACCGGCTGTGGCGGATCACCGACGTTTCCGAGGCCGGGGACGGCGAGGACCGGGAGCTCGACCGCAAGCTCCACAAGGCGATCGCCGGCATCGCCGCCGACATCGAGGCGCTCGGCTTCAACCGCGCCGTCGCCAAGATCCACGAGCTGTCCAACGCGATCGAGAAGGCCGCGCCGTCGGCGAGCCGCGCCGCCGCCGCGCGCGCGCTGGTCCGCCTCGTCGCGCCGATGGTGCCGCACCTGGCGGAAGAAGCCTGGGCCCGGCTCGGCGAGCAGGGGCTGGTTGCCGATGCGGCCTGGCCGGCGCATGATCCCGCGCTGCTGGTCGACGACGAGGTGACGATCGCGGTGCAGGTCAACGGCAAGCTGCGCGACACGCTGACCGCCCCCAAGGGCGCGCCCAAGGACGCGCTCGAACGGATGGCGCTCGAATCGGAGAAGATCACCCGGCTGCTCGAAGGCGCCGCGCCGCGCAAGGTGATCGTCGTTCCCGACCGCCTGGTGAACATCGTCGCATGA
- a CDS encoding thiamine monophosphate synthase (PFAM: thiamine monophosphate synthase): MQPRQPELPSLWMMTDERQGEALWAALRRLPPGSGIVFRHKSLLDRERRRLFERVRRITRRRGLILLLAGDEAEARRWGADGAHHRRPGPPRAGTAPAHNLREIRAAERSGAAALLLSPLHPTRSHPGAPTLGRMRFAAMARATRLPVIALGGIDRRRGRAAMAVGAHGWAAIDAWTQ, encoded by the coding sequence ATGCAGCCCCGCCAGCCCGAGCTTCCGTCGTTGTGGATGATGACCGACGAGCGGCAGGGCGAGGCGCTGTGGGCAGCGCTGCGCCGCCTGCCGCCGGGATCGGGGATCGTCTTCCGCCACAAATCCTTGCTGGACCGGGAGCGTCGCCGCCTGTTCGAGCGGGTCCGCCGGATCACGCGCCGGCGCGGGCTGATCCTGTTGCTGGCCGGCGATGAGGCGGAGGCACGGCGCTGGGGCGCCGACGGCGCGCATCACCGCCGGCCGGGCCCGCCTCGCGCCGGCACCGCCCCGGCCCATAACCTGCGCGAGATCCGCGCGGCCGAGCGCTCCGGCGCGGCGGCGCTGCTGCTGTCGCCGCTCCACCCCACCCGCTCGCACCCCGGCGCCCCGACGCTCGGCCGGATGCGCTTCGCGGCGATGGCGCGGGCGACCCGCCTGCCGGTGATCGCGCTGGGCGGTATCGACCGGCGGCGCGGCCGCGCGGCGATGGCGGTCGGCGCCCATGGCTGGGCCGCGATCGATGCGTGGACTCAATAG
- a CDS encoding alanine racemase domain protein (PFAM: alanine racemase domain protein), producing MSDIDTASRRLADIRARIDHAAALADRDPAAIELIAISKTKPAEAIAPLIAAGQIGFGENRVQEAETKWPALREGPSLRLHLVGQLQSNKAKEAVALFDAIHSVDRPSLIEALAKAMDGARRRPDCFIQVNIGAEEQKGGCAIDELPAILARARDAGLPVAGLMAVPPADVEPAPYFALLAKLAKRHGLAGLSMGMSGDFETAVMLGATHVRIGTALFGPR from the coding sequence ATGTCCGATATCGACACCGCTTCCCGCCGCCTCGCCGACATCCGCGCGCGCATCGACCATGCCGCCGCGCTGGCCGACCGCGATCCTGCCGCGATCGAGCTGATCGCCATCTCCAAGACCAAGCCCGCCGAGGCGATCGCGCCGCTGATCGCCGCCGGCCAGATCGGCTTCGGCGAGAACCGGGTGCAGGAAGCCGAAACGAAATGGCCCGCACTCAGGGAAGGGCCATCGCTCCGCCTCCATCTGGTCGGGCAGCTCCAGTCGAACAAGGCGAAGGAAGCCGTCGCGCTGTTCGACGCGATCCATTCGGTCGACCGACCCTCGCTGATCGAAGCGCTGGCCAAGGCGATGGACGGCGCGAGGCGGCGGCCCGACTGCTTCATCCAGGTCAATATCGGCGCCGAGGAGCAGAAGGGCGGCTGCGCGATCGACGAGCTGCCCGCGATCCTGGCGCGGGCGCGCGACGCAGGGCTGCCGGTCGCCGGACTGATGGCGGTGCCCCCCGCCGATGTCGAGCCCGCGCCCTATTTCGCGCTGCTCGCCAAGCTGGCGAAGCGGCACGGGCTCGCCGGGCTCAGCATGGGCATGTCGGGCGACTTCGAGACCGCGGTGATGCTGGGCGCCACCCATGTCCGGATCGGCACCGCACTGTTCGGCCCGCGCTGA
- a CDS encoding Mg2+ transporter protein, CorA family protein (PFAM: Mg2+ transporter protein, CorA family protein): MTPGWTIGQEGAGQFRWIHLDGRDAQAMCWLDDESHGLPPTARFNLTTAETRPRCQPLHDGVIINLRGPRHGDEQDEGDELVSIRIWAERGRLVSVSYRRMAGLEDLRDRMDKGEFLDPGDLIAALAVQIARHLDPVVADLGDQVDDCELALSSETFHLRRHIAKARSTAISYRRFIVPQRQALEAMALLELDWIEDDDRIHLREAADRFARMAEELEAVRERSALLHEQITDLRAEKIDRRSLIIAIVAMIFLPLTFVTGLFGMNVDGIPYAHHPLSFWAVTGFSLLVGTGVALWFAAARWFRN, encoded by the coding sequence ATGACGCCGGGCTGGACCATCGGGCAGGAAGGCGCGGGGCAGTTCCGCTGGATCCATCTCGACGGGCGCGACGCGCAGGCGATGTGCTGGCTGGACGACGAATCGCACGGGCTGCCGCCGACGGCGCGGTTCAACCTGACCACCGCCGAGACCCGGCCGCGCTGCCAGCCGCTCCATGACGGGGTGATCATCAACCTGCGCGGGCCACGCCACGGCGACGAGCAGGACGAGGGCGACGAGCTGGTCTCGATCCGCATCTGGGCCGAGCGCGGGCGGCTGGTGTCGGTCAGCTATCGCCGGATGGCGGGGCTGGAGGACCTGCGCGACCGGATGGACAAGGGCGAGTTCCTCGACCCCGGCGACCTGATCGCGGCGCTGGCGGTGCAGATCGCCCGCCATCTCGATCCGGTGGTCGCCGACCTGGGCGACCAGGTCGACGATTGCGAGCTGGCCTTGTCGTCCGAGACCTTCCACCTGCGCCGCCACATCGCCAAGGCGCGCTCGACCGCGATCAGCTATCGCCGTTTCATCGTGCCGCAGCGCCAGGCGCTCGAGGCGATGGCGCTGCTCGAACTCGACTGGATCGAGGACGACGACCGCATCCACCTGCGCGAAGCCGCCGACCGCTTCGCGCGCATGGCCGAGGAGCTGGAGGCGGTGCGCGAGCGATCGGCGTTGCTCCACGAGCAGATCACCGACCTGCGCGCCGAGAAGATCGACCGCCGATCGCTGATCATCGCGATCGTCGCGATGATCTTCCTGCCACTGACCTTCGTCACCGGCCTGTTCGGGATGAACGTCGACGGCATCCCCTATGCCCATCACCCGCTATCCTTCTGGGCGGTGACGGGGTTCAGCCTGCTGGTCGGCACCGGCGTGGCGCTGTGGTTCGCCGCGGCGCGATGGTTCCGCAACTGA
- a CDS encoding aldo/keto reductase (PFAM: aldo/keto reductase) produces MANKRRLGRFSINPIGLGCMSLSQAYGPQPDEAASERLLHRALDLGCDFLDTAAIYGDGHNETLVGRTLKARRAEFTLASKCGFRVTAENPRVVDGSPASVAETLDASLRRLGLDHIDLYYLHRPDPRTPIEESVGALARAVEAGKIGAIGLSEVSADQLRRAHAAHPVTALQTEYSLWTRNPEIAVLDACRELGVTFVAFSPVARGFLAGAFETPRMLGRDDIRAGMPRFQGDDFVRNQTLYGPYKAIAEAAGCTPAQLALAWLLHRDPALVTIPGTHDIAHLEENMAANQIRLSPDQMAALDALVNQETVSGGRYNAAQQATVMTEEFA; encoded by the coding sequence ATGGCGAACAAACGCAGGCTCGGCCGCTTCTCGATCAACCCCATCGGCCTCGGCTGCATGAGCCTCAGCCAGGCCTATGGCCCGCAGCCCGACGAGGCGGCCTCCGAACGGCTGCTCCACCGCGCGCTCGATCTCGGCTGCGACTTCCTCGACACCGCCGCGATCTATGGCGACGGACATAACGAGACGCTGGTCGGCCGCACGCTCAAGGCGCGCCGCGCCGAATTCACCCTCGCGTCGAAATGCGGCTTCCGCGTCACGGCCGAGAATCCGCGCGTCGTCGACGGATCGCCCGCCTCGGTCGCGGAGACGCTCGACGCCAGCCTGCGGCGGCTCGGGCTCGACCATATCGACCTCTATTATCTCCACCGGCCCGATCCCAGGACGCCGATCGAGGAGTCGGTCGGCGCGCTCGCCCGCGCGGTCGAGGCGGGCAAGATCGGCGCGATCGGCCTGTCGGAGGTGTCGGCCGACCAGCTCCGCCGCGCCCATGCCGCGCATCCGGTGACCGCGCTGCAGACCGAATATTCGCTGTGGACCCGCAATCCCGAGATCGCCGTGCTCGACGCCTGCCGCGAGCTCGGCGTGACCTTCGTCGCCTTCTCGCCGGTGGCGCGCGGCTTCCTCGCCGGGGCGTTCGAAACGCCCCGGATGCTGGGCCGCGACGACATCCGCGCCGGCATGCCGCGCTTCCAGGGCGATGACTTTGTACGGAACCAGACGCTCTACGGTCCATACAAAGCGATCGCCGAGGCGGCCGGCTGCACCCCGGCGCAGCTCGCGCTCGCCTGGCTGCTCCATCGCGATCCGGCGCTGGTGACGATCCCCGGCACCCACGACATCGCGCATCTCGAGGAGAATATGGCCGCGAACCAGATTCGCCTGTCGCCCGACCAGATGGCCGCGCTCGACGCGCTGGTGAATCAGGAGACGGTGTCCGGCGGGCGCTACAACGCCGCGCAGCAGGCGACCGTCATGACCGAGGAATTCGCGTAG
- a CDS encoding UDP-glucose pyrophosphorylase (TIGRFAM: UTP-glucose-1-phosphate uridylyltransferase~PFAM: Nucleotidyl transferase), with protein sequence MKPVRKAIFPVAGFGTRFLPATKAVPKEMLPVVDRPLIQYAVDEARAAGIEQMIFVTGRNKYAIEDYFDSAYEIESDLAAKNKTSFLDKLEATRLSPGKAAFVRQQQMLGLGHAVACARDLVGDEPFAVLLPDELLWNPASPCLKQMADTYARTGGNVVAVLEVPEDQTHKYGIVDPGAAEGAVTEVRKMVEKPAAGTAPSRLAIVGRYILQPEIFALLDKGERGAGGEIQLTDAMAKLIGTQPFHALTFDGERHDCGDNAGFIQANIALALERPEIADSVRAFIRTLV encoded by the coding sequence ATGAAGCCCGTCCGCAAGGCCATCTTTCCCGTCGCCGGTTTCGGCACCCGCTTCCTGCCCGCCACCAAGGCCGTCCCCAAGGAGATGCTGCCGGTCGTCGACCGGCCGCTGATCCAGTACGCCGTCGACGAGGCGCGCGCGGCGGGGATCGAGCAGATGATCTTCGTCACCGGCCGCAACAAATATGCGATCGAGGACTATTTCGACTCGGCCTATGAGATCGAGAGCGATCTCGCCGCCAAGAACAAGACGAGCTTCCTCGACAAGCTCGAAGCGACCCGGCTGTCGCCCGGCAAGGCCGCCTTCGTCCGCCAGCAGCAGATGCTGGGCCTCGGCCATGCCGTCGCCTGCGCGCGCGACCTGGTCGGCGACGAGCCGTTCGCGGTGCTGCTGCCCGACGAGCTGCTGTGGAACCCGGCGTCGCCCTGCCTGAAGCAGATGGCCGACACCTATGCGCGCACCGGCGGCAACGTCGTCGCGGTGCTCGAGGTGCCCGAGGACCAGACCCACAAATATGGCATCGTCGATCCCGGCGCCGCCGAGGGCGCGGTGACCGAGGTGCGCAAGATGGTCGAGAAACCGGCGGCGGGCACCGCCCCCTCGCGCCTCGCCATCGTCGGCCGCTACATCCTCCAGCCCGAGATCTTCGCGCTGCTCGACAAGGGCGAGCGCGGCGCCGGTGGCGAGATCCAGCTCACCGACGCGATGGCCAAGCTGATCGGCACCCAGCCCTTCCACGCTCTGACCTTCGACGGCGAGCGCCACGATTGCGGCGACAATGCCGGCTTCATCCAGGCGAACATCGCGCTGGCGCTGGAGCGGCCCGAGATCGCCGATTCGGTGCGGGCGTTCATCCGGACGCTGGTGTAA